A window of Diospyros lotus cultivar Yz01 chromosome 14, ASM1463336v1, whole genome shotgun sequence contains these coding sequences:
- the LOC127789708 gene encoding probable CCR4-associated factor 1 homolog 6 has product MSLLSKSDSIWIREVWNDNLEEEFALIREIVDDFPYIAMDTEFPGIVLRPVGNFKNSNDYHYQTLKDNVDMLKLIQLGLTFSDEQGNLPTCGTDKHCAWQFNFREFNVDDDVFAYDSIELLRQSGIDFEKNNEKGIDAKRFGELLMSSGIVLNDNVCWVTFHSGYDFGYLLRILTCQSLPATQAGFFALIKIYFPVIYDIKHLMKFCNSLHGGLNKLAELLEVERVGVCHQAGSDSLLTSCTFRKLKENFFGGSLDKYAGVLYGLGVENIGQVAH; this is encoded by the coding sequence ATGTCGCTTTTGTCCAAAAGCGATTCGATTTGGATCCGAGAGGTTTGGAATGATAATCTGGAAGAAGAGTTCGCTTTGATCCGGGAAATTGTTGACGATTTTCCGTATATCGCGATGGACACGGAATTCCCGGGGATTGTTCTTCGGCCGGTGGGCAATTTCAAGAACAGTAACGATTATCACTACCAGACCTTGAAGGACAACGTGGATATGTTGAAATTGATTCAATTAGGGCTCACCTTCTCGGATGAGCAAGGGAATTTACCCACTTGTGGTACTGATAAGCATTGCGCTTGGCAGTTCAATTTCCGTGAGTTCAATGTCGATGACGATGTCTTTGCATATGACTCCATTGAGCTCTTGCGCCAAAGCGGGATCGATTTTGAGAAAAACAATGAGAAGGGAATCGATGCGAAGCGATTTGGCGAGCTGTTGATGTCATCTGGAATTGTCTTGAATGACAATGTTTGCTGGGTTACCTTCCACAGTGGGTATGATTTCGGGTACTTGCTTAGGATATTGACTTGCCAGAGTTTGCCTGCTACCCAAGCTGGGTTCTTTGCTCTGATCAAAATCTACTTCCCGGTCATCTATGACATCAAGCATCTCATGAAGTTCTGCAACAGCCTTCATGGCGGATTGAACAAGCTTGCGGAGCTGTTGGAAGTTGAGAGAGTTGGTGTTTGTCACCAGGCGGGGTCGGATAGTTTGCTCACATCTTGTACATTCAGGAAGTTGAAAGAGAATTTCTTTGGCGGTTCACTTGACAAGTATGCTGGTGTGTTGTATGGTTTAGGTGTTGAAAATATTGGACAGGTTGCtcattga